In one window of Gossypium hirsutum isolate 1008001.06 chromosome A01, Gossypium_hirsutum_v2.1, whole genome shotgun sequence DNA:
- the LOC107930655 gene encoding calcium-dependent protein kinase 7, whose translation MLLIQVTQEIIRSAIDFKRDPWPKVSDNAKDLVKKMLNPDPKQHLTVQEVLEHPWLQNAKKAPNVLLGETVKARVKQFSIMYKLKKRALRVKRPDLLVGLQQILHTGGILA comes from the exons ATGTTGTTGATTCAAGTGACACAAGAAATTATTCGCTCTGCTATTGACTTTAAGAGGGACCCATGGCCTAAGGTTTCGGACAATGCAAAGGACCTTGTAAAGAAAATGCTTAATCCTGATCCAAAGCAGCATCTTACAGTACAGGAAGTGCTTG AACATCCATGGCTACAAAATGCCAAGAAAGCACCCAACGTTCTGTTGGGTGAGACTGTGAAAGCTAGGGTCAAACAATTTTCTATAATGTACAAGCTGAAGAAGAGAGCTCTAAGG GTGAAGAGACCAGACCTTCTGGTTGGTCTTCAGCAGATCCTACACACAGGAGGCATTCTGGCCTGA